The DNA sequence TTTTTCTTCTATAACGTTTGTTTTTGCTGTTTGTATTTCTATTTGAGATCCATTGTCTGAATCTAATTGTACGTTATCATTATTATTTGAATTTTCTGTGGAGAATTTATTATTTAATTTATCCAAAATTGTGGAATGAGTACTTTCTGATATATCTGACATTCTTATAATATATTCATCATCTCCCACTGCCTGGATTGTTATGTTGTTTATATTGTTTTCAGAAAATATAGTTTTTATTTCATCTTGAGATGGTCTTTGTATGTTTTTAAATTGTATATCCATCATAGATCCACCAGTGAAGTCAATCCCAAGATTTAAACCAAACATTATAAGAGATATTATACTTATTGCAATAAGCGTACCTGATATCCCAAACCAGATTTTAGTTTTTCCCATTACATTTAAATGATACATATATTTTTATTTATTTAATAATAATTTATTTTGTTTGGTTTATAGATTTTTTATTTATTCCAAAAAGCCAAAGGGATTTATTTATTTTTCCAGATACTGCTATTCTTAGGAAATTTTTTGTAATTACAATTGCACTAAACATAGATACAAATATACCAATAGCAAGGGTGATAGCAAACCCTTTTATCATACTTGAACCAAAATATGTAAGTATAAAACATGTAATAAGTGAAGAAAAGTTTGAATCTCTTATAGAACTCCATGCTCTTTTAAATCCAGTCTCAATTGCAGGTGCTAACTCTTGACCATTTCTTACTTCTTCCTTCATTCTTTCAAAAATTAAAACATTTGCATCAACAGCCATACCAATGGATAATATAAAACCAGCTATACCAGATAATGTGAGTGTTACTGGCCATGCTTCAAATATAGACATGATAATAAGAGCATATATTCCAAGTGCAATTGTTGCAAGTAATCCTGGTAATCTATAATAAATTATCATAAATAGAGTAAGTATTAATATGCCAATAAGTCCAGCATTTAAACTTTTATCTAAAGATTCTTTTCCAAGTGTTGCACCAACAGTTTGTTGACTTATTAATTTTATAGGAACAGGAAGTGCCCCTGCATTTAATCTTTGTGCTAATTGTTTTGCTTCAGGTAATGTAAAATTTCCACTGATTACAGCACTGCCTTGAGATATTTTTTCATTTACTTTTGGAATGCTAATAGGTGAACCATCTAAAAAAATTGCTACTGGCTTGCCAATGTTTCTACCGGTTATTTCTGCGAATAAATCTTTTCCTTCATCATTGAATTCTATTGATACTTCTGCGGCACCTGTTGTCTGATCAAATGATACATTTGCAGTTTTTAATTGTTTTCCAGATAATTG is a window from the Patescibacteria group bacterium genome containing:
- the secD gene encoding protein translocase subunit SecD — translated: MPKTNQVRLTFLSIILITIISILIVTPNVPNWVPQSQFFSKFKPHLGLDLQGGAHLVYQADFSNVDVNDKTSSLDGVRDVIERRVNTFGVAEPLVQVSGEDRIVVELAGVFNVKDAIERIGDTPLLEFKEEGSSTYTSEEIQKIEQENSAQQKLAEEILDKAKNGENFEDLAREYSEDTGSKDNGGIIDFITRDSLDPAYGDVIFDKLSNGQTYDQLVESQFGWHIIKKLDERGEGDNKEVKSQHILFFKKDTSSKAEWVNTQLSGKQLKTANVSFDQTTGAAEVSIEFNDEGKDLFAEITGRNIGKPVAIFLDGSPISIPKVNEKISQGSAVISGNFTLPEAKQLAQRLNAGALPVPIKLISQQTVGATLGKESLDKSLNAGLIGILILTLFMIIYYRLPGLLATIALGIYALIIMSIFEAWPVTLTLSGIAGFILSIGMAVDANVLIFERMKEEVRNGQELAPAIETGFKRAWSSIRDSNFSSLITCFILTYFGSSMIKGFAITLAIGIFVSMFSAIVITKNFLRIAVSGKINKSLWLFGINKKSINQTK